Part of the bacterium CG_4_10_14_0_2_um_filter_33_32 genome, GCACCATTATAATTAAGCTAGAAGGACGGTTCTTGACTTCTAAGAATTTTCTAATTACAGGGGAAGTAATATAGTAAGGAATATTAGAAACAACTTGATAATGACCCTGTATCTCTTTGTCTATATCAAAACTTAGAATATCTTTATTTTGGATAATCAGATTATCAAAATCCTTTGTTGTCTTTTTAAGAATGTTTAATAGAGCAGCATCTTTTTCAACAGCAATAACCTTATCGGCTTTCTTCAAAAGCTCTATAGTCAAAATGCCTATACCAGACCCGATTTCTAAAACCTTATCGTCCTTACTTATATTTGAAGCATTGATGATTTCATTAAGTACATGCCTTGATACTAAAAAATGCTGACCAAGCTTCTTGCTTAACCAAAGCTTATTATTCGAAAGCAGATTTTTTATTGTTGGAATATTAGTAAGATCCACAACTCCATAGTAAACAGTTAGCAGTAAGCAGTAAACAGGAAAACTAGAAAGAGCTGTCATGTTTTGTTAACTGTTACCTGCTTCTATTTTCTACCGCAAACCGGCCAAGCGCCATATCCTTGTATAGAAATTTTCCAAGCTGTTGTATAAATCTGAGCTTTTGCATCATAAATACTTGCACCGGCATAACCTG contains:
- the rsmA gene encoding ribosomal RNA small subunit methyltransferase A, whose protein sequence is MTALSSFPVYCLLLTVYYGVVDLTNIPTIKNLLSNNKLWLSKKLGQHFLVSRHVLNEIINASNISKDDKVLEIGSGIGILTIELLKKADKVIAVEKDAALLNILKKTTKDFDNLIIQNKDILSFDIDKEIQGHYQVVSNIPYYITSPVIRKFLEVKNRPSSLIIMVQKEVAERIIAKPPNMNILAVSVQFFAKPEIISFVPKDSFWPKPKVDSAIIKITVNPSTLLRVGSKQTPEKRIAEKLFFRLIKIGFSSPRKKLVNNLAAGFLLNKEETAKLIIKSGVDSNKRPQDLFLEDWKRMYNVFRDNKLLK